The genomic region GTCACAGTGGGAAACTACTATTCTCtactataaaaatgtcactgcCTTTAAAAACAGAACACAGGGTTCACTGTATGAATGACTGAACAGAGTACAGACAATGgtaaattctatttttcttgaGCAAGGTAGGACTGCATTGGTAACAGATTATATAACACAATAAGCTTGAAGATAAAATTCTTGTTCACCTTAATGTCTCTTCCTAAAAGAAGTTAATTAAAATACCTTAGGTTACTTCAAAATACTGAAGGAAggcaatatattttaaacaaagatgGTCTGTGTCAATCATTGTTGcagttgggtgatgggtatatgtAAATTCGATAATAATTCTCCTTACTTTTGTATAAATTTGAAGTTATTCtaataaattttatgaaaacattAAGTATATATGCATCTGATTGAAACTAAAATTTGGGGCTATTATGTAACTGCATTTTTGAAGGATGATCTATATTCTGGAGATAAATTTAAATTGGATTCAAGACTAGAATGTCAGGCTGCAGTTCCACATAGGGACTCTGGGCGCCGCTGTCGGCCAGTGCAGGGCAAGCGCTCACGCCCGGGATTCTTGAGCCTCCAGCCTAGGATTTCCTGCGCAGCCACCAACACTGAGAGAAGGAAACCCGCTTACACAGTGAAGGTCCTGGCCGCGCAGACTCTTCCTAGCACAAACGGATTCCCTGCTGCGTCTGTCCTGAGCCGAATGCTCTTTCGGTGACGCTGTGGCGTACAGTTTCTTCCGCTTTCCAGAAGGACTGGGACCCAGCGAGAACTAGAGCGCACAATGGGAGGGAGCTGTGCGCACAGATGCGGAGCCCGCCGGCTGCAGGTACTGTTTCCCTTCCTGATGCCTTTGTTCTACCGCGTCCTCTGCGAGCCGATCCGCTACTCGATTCCGGAGGAGCTGCCTAAGGGCTCGGTGGTGGGGAACCTTGCCAAGGATCTAGGGCTCAGTGTCCTGGAGGTGTCAGCTCGGAAGCTGCGAGTTAGCGCGGAAAAGCTGCTTTTCAATGTAGACGCGGAGAGCGGGGACTTACTTGTGAAGGACCGGATAGACCGTGAGCAGATTTgcaaagagagaagaagatgtgAGTTGCAGTTGGAAGCCGTGGTGGAAAATCCCTTAAATATCTTTCATATCGTTGTGAATGTTGAAGATATTAATGACCACGCTCCTCAATTTGATAAAAAGGaaatacatttagaaattttTGAATCTGTATCCGCAGGTGCTCGAATATCCCTGGACCCTGCTACTGACCCCGATATAAACATGAACTCAGTTAAAGATTATCAGATAAATCCTAACCTTTATTTCTCATTAATGGTTAGAGTTAATTCCGATGGTGGCAAATACCCAGAGTTATCTCTGGAGAAACCCCTAGACCGGGAAGAGCAGCGATCTCATCGCTTGATATTGACTGCTTTGGATGGAGGGGACCCGCCACTAAGTGCGACTGTTCAAATAGAAATTTTTGTCAGGGACACCAATGATAACCCCCCGGCGTTCAGCAAGGATGAATATAGAGTCAGTGTAAGTGAGAATATGccccctgggtcctctgtattgcAGGTGACAGCTACTGATCAAGACGAGGGGGTCAATGCCGAAATAAACTACTACTTCAGGAGCACTGCTCAGAGTACGAGGCTCATGTTCACactggatgagaaaacaggcgtGATTAAGAATAACCAGTCCTTGGATTTTGAAGATATGGAAAGATATACCATGGAAGTGGAGGCAAAGGACGGAGGTGGTCTCTCTACCCAATGTAAAGTAATCATAGAAATCCTAGATGAAAACGACAACAGCCCGGAAATAATCATCACTTCTCTCTCTGATCAGATTTTGGAGGATTCCCATTCAGGAATGGTTGTGGCCCTCTTCAAAACTCGGGACAGGGATTTCGGAGGAAATGGAGAAGTCATGTGTAATATAGAAAGACATGTTCCTTTCAAGATTGTCTTCTCTTCTAATAATTATTACAAGCTGGTGACAGATGGGGCCCTAGACAGAGAGTGGACTCCAGAATACAACATCATCATCACAGCCTCCGACAGGGGCAAGCCgcccctctcctccagcaccaCCATCACCGTACACATCACCGACGTCAATGACAACGCTCCGGTTTTCCAACAGTCAGCCTACCTGGTCCACGTGCTAGAAAATAACCCCCCCGGAGCTTCCATAGCGCAGGTCAGCGCCTCTGACCCCGACCTGGGACCCAATGGCCACGTCTCCTACTCCATCGTGGCCAGCGACCTGGAGCCGCGCGCGCTGTCGTCCTACGTGTCGGTGAGCGCGCAGAGCGGGGTGGTGTTCGCGCAGCGCGCCTTCGACCACGAGCAGCTGCGCACCTTCGAGCTGACGCTGCAGGCGCGTGACCAGGGCTCGCCCGCGCTCAGCGCCAACGTCAGCCTGCGCGTGTTAGTGGACGACCGCAACGACAACGCGCCAAGAGTGCTGTACCCGGCGCTAGGGCCTGATGGCTCTGCGCTCTTCGACACTGTGCCGCGTGCTGCGCAGCCCGGCTACTTGGTCACTAAAGTGGTGGCGGTGGATGCAGATTCGGGACACAATGCCTGGCTGTCCTACCACGTGCTGCAGGCCAGCGAGCCCGGACTGTTCAGCCTCGGGCTGCGCTCGGGCGAGGTACGCACAGCGCGAGCTTTGGGCGATAGGGACGCGGCCCGCCAGCGCCTGCTGGTCGCTGTGCGCGATGGCGGACAGCCACCCTTGTCAGCCACCGCCATGCTACTCCTGGTCTTCGCTGACAGCCTACAAGAAGCCTTGCCGGATCTTAGCGAACATCCTACGCCCTCGGACTCCCAGGCTGAGCTGCAGTTTTACCtggtggtggccttggccttgatCTCCGTGCTCTTCCTCCTCGCGGTGATTCTGGCAGTCGCCCTGCACCTCCGTCGCTCCTCCAGCCCCGCTGCTTGGGGCTGCTTTCAGCCTAGTGTCTGCTCTAAGTCTGGACCTGTGGTTCCCCCCAACTACAGTGAAGGAACATTGCCCTATTCCTACAATCTGTGCGTTGCCAATACTGGAAAGACAGAGTTTAATTTCCTAAAATGTAGTGAGCCCCAATATTTCACTCAAGACATAGTTTGCGGCGATTCTCCTGGCGCCTTAGTTCCACTTCATGGTGGGAATGATTTGACTTCACAGCCTGAGACCCTAACACCGGTGAGTTTCATTTTTGTGTCTTCTGTAGTATTCCACTAGTTTCCCATATTTCAGGCatacttcatttttatatctagaatcatttttagaaaatcaatATCTAATCACTATCTTCTCTTCTCAGTGTTTACTTTTGGTTGgttatatttttcaagatttaCTTAGTTCATAAGTTGCTTTATAATCCAAGAAACACTCACTAAAATGGAGATACCTTGTCAAGCTCAGATTAACAGAACAGAGGCAGTTGTCTTGTCTtcttatcaaataaataaataatagcctATCTATTCAAATCTGCTAAGATTTAAGATACATTTTCTATATCCTactaatgtttttaaagtttaataacaTTCAGGCACTCATTAAATATCAAAGCATGTACTCCTttcaaagaaacatttattgcAAATAATCTTATCAGTAcatttagatatattttcttgttatttcaataattttaaagtgtAACTATTTGAGTGGGGACAGAGAACAGATCCATGAATTCCTGAAATTATATTCAAAGTTTTACATGTGTGCATTTTTCTTGGGAGAGagtcaaaattttatttccattgccAAGATTTCTATGGTCCCCAAAGCTTAATACTAACAACCCTTGAGGAATTTTCCTCTTCAACTTTTGGGTCTTCTGGctttcttcttatatttatttatcttttctgggAGCTCAAGTTGTAGTCTTTCCCAATCTTCTTTCCTCTACATTGAAAAGTCTAGAATTTCTAAGAAAGCAAGCAAAATGCCCTTGCCTTTTGCATCCAGTCTGTATTGGAACATCTGATATAAAGTCTTtgaagataaaagataaaaatctttgaaaagttGCATACTTGGGGCATAGCGACAAATACTTCTGAACAACCTGTTCTCTATATGAAAGAAGGAACCTTTAAACCCCTCACCTTTGAGATGAGAACTGCTGCTGGGTTGATGGACACATAAAATTGGAGATGTGTGTACCATTTTGCTTTGGGCTTCCATACAAAAATGCTAAAAGAAGAGATTATTCAAACTGGCATCAGTGCCCTGATGGAAACAGGTCATCTGACATAAGCACTTAATTTTCACCACTATTTTCACCACTTAATCTGCACCACTATTTCTAAAATCGTTTATGAAAATTGTAGCACTTGAAATTCCTGTACAGATACTTCTACCCATTACAACACATGTTCCTCTTGGTTTGTGATTACCTGCTCAATTCATTTAAATATGTCAAGCCAACTTCTAATAATATAtacccaaaataaaaatacattaaaatattcattgaggctcaataaaactattttaaaaatactttgaaaaccTTTTATACAATCTTAATGTTAAACAAACTTAATCAGTTAATTAAATCTAAACTAAAAATTCTAAGTGAATTGTTAGTGGCTTATTTCTTATAGTCTCTATATCAATCCCTAAATATAATTGAACAGTTTAAatctaaatttcaaataaaattgtaagactTTTCTGAATATATCTAGAATCTGAGAGGAAATAAAGTAAGAAATACCTTTTAAAGTGGATATATTTCTATTGGGAAAAtatgttgaaatatatatttaacgaactatttcatttaacattttatagtaCAGTACTCTCATTCCAATTTATCCTACCTAGTAAAGAAAACTACTAATAGTAATCGACTTAATGATATTAGCTGAGAAACCAAAGatgtaatgtaaaataaaatcttcaacaaagtaGCGTCTGTTTTCTATGGCATACACATACTGGGTGCAATAACTTCTGAGAACCCTGGGCGCCGCTGTTCACCCACTAGGAGAGAAGCGCAGCCAGCGATCCATCCGGATTCTCAGGCTCCAACTACACAAAGCTCCCCAGTTCCTACAAACCGGCTCCGGGGCTGCAGCGACACTCACTCCAGAATTTAAGGTGTTCAGGCTACAGAGACTCCctgcagtcagagaaagaaaagggaaccgCTCAAAACACGAAACGTGGCCAGCGAGGACTTTGCCAGAATTCCGTGACCAAACAACAATGGCCGCTCAGAGGAATCGCTCCGACCGCAGGGCGCTGGTTCTGCTCTGCCTTTTCTTCGGTGTACCGTGGGAGGCTGATGCCCGGCAGATCCGCTACTCGGTGCCTGAGGAGCTGGACAAAGGCTCTTTCGTGGGAAACATTTCCAAGGACCTAGGGCTGGAGCCCCGGGAGCTGGCGGAGCGCGGAGTCCGCATCGTCTCCAGAGGTAGGACGCAGCTCTTTGCTCTGAACCCGCGGAGTGGCAGCTTGGTCACCGCGGGCCGGATAGACAGGGAGGAGCTCTGTGCTCAGAGCGCTCGGTGTCTGGTGAATTTTAACATTCTTGTGGAAGATAGGGTGAAACTTATCGGGATGGAAATAGAAGTAACTGATATCAACGATAATGCGCCAAAATTCCAAGCAGAAAATCTAGATGTAAAGATTAATGAAAACGTCGCTCCAGGAATGCGTTTTCCTCTTCCGGAAGCTATTGATCCGGATGTGGGCGTGAACTCCCTACAGAGCTACCAGCTCAGCTCCAATAGGCACTTCTCCCTAGCAGTTCAAAGCCGTGCCAGCGGTGTCAAGTACCCGGAGCTGGTGCTGGAGCGCGCCCTGGATCGCGAGGAAGAGGCACAGCACCACCTGGTCCTCACTGCCTCCGACGGGGGTGACCCTCTCCGATCTGGCACTGTTCTCATCAGTGTCACTGTCTTTGATGCAAATGACAACGCACCAGTCTTCACTTTGCCTGAATACCGAGTGAGTGTTCCCGAGAACTTGCCTGTGGGTACACAGCTGCTGACAGTCACTGCCACCGACAGGGATGAAGGAGTCAATGGAGAAGTGACATATTCATTCCGAAAATTACCTGATACACAATTGTTGAAATTCCAACTAAACAAAAAtactggagaaataaaaatatcagaaaatctaGATTATGAAGAAAGAAGTTTCTATGAAATAGAAATACAAGCAGAAGATGGCGGAGCATATCTTGCAACAGCAAAAGTGTTGATTACAGTAAAAGACGTAAATGACAACAGTCCAGAGGTGACCATCACATCTCTGTTTAGTCCCTTGAAGGAAGATTCACCTCTGGGGACTGTTATGGCTCTTTTAAACGTTCATGATCTAGACTCCGGGCAGAATGGACAGGTCACCTGTTCCATGCCAGGGAATTTGCCATTTAAGTTAGAAAAGTCCATTGACAGTTATTATCGGTTGGTGACACACAGGGCTCTTGACAGGGAACAGGTATCCTCATACAATATTACTGTAACAGCCACAGATGGAGGAAGTCCACCCTTATCAACAGAAACTCACTTCACCCTGCAAGTGGCAGATATCAATGACAACCCGCCCACCTTCTCTCACACGTCTTACTTTACCTATGTCCCAGAGAACAATGCCAGAGGTGCCTCCATCTTCTCAGTGACCGCACTAGACCCAGACAGCAAAGAGAATGCTCGGGTTATTTACTCCCTAGCTGAAGACACTGTCCAGGGGGCACCTCTATCCTCCTACATCTCCATCAACTCTGACACAGGAGTCCTATATGCACTTCAGTCCTTCGACTATGAGCAGTTTCATGACCTACAGATGCAGGTGACTGCCACTGATAGCGGGGACCCACCGCTCAGCAGCAACGTGTCACTCAGTCTGTTTGTGCTGGACCAGAATGACAATGCTCCAGAGATCCTGTACCCCTCGCTACCCACCGATGATTCCACCGGTGTGGAGCTGGCACCCCGCTCAGCAGAGCCTGGCTATCTGGTGACAAAGGTGGTGGCAGTGGACAGAGACTCAGGTCAGAACGCCTGGCTGTCCTACCGCCTGCTCAAGGCCAGCGAGCCAGGGCTCTTCGCGGTGGGGCTGCACACGGGCGAGGTGCGCACTGCGCGGGCCCTGCTGGACAGAGATGCGCTCAAGCAGAGTCTGGTGGTGGCGGTCCAGGACCACGGCCAGCCCCCTCTCTCCGCCACTGTCACGCTCACCGTGGCTGTGGCCGACAGCATTCCAGACGTCCTAGCCGACCTGGGCAGTCTTGAACCCTCCGCCAACTCTAAGGACTCCAGCCTCACGTTATACCTGGTGGTTGCTGTAGCTGCCATCTCCTGTGTCTTCCTCGCCTTTGTTATCGTGTTGCTGGCACTGAGACTGCGCCATTGGCAGACATCACGTCTGCTCCAGGCTCCCAGAGAAAGGTTGGCTGGCGTACCAGCCTCGCACTTTGTGGGCGTGGACCGGGTGCAGGCTTTCCTGCAGACCTATTCCCACGAGGTCTCCCTCACCGCGGATTCAGGGAAGAGTCACCTGATCTTCCCGCAGCCTAACTATGCAGACACGCTCATCAGCCATGAGAGCTGTGAGAAAAAGGATCCTTTGTCTTTGTTAGATGATTCGAAGTCCCCTATAGAAGATACCCCTTTGGTTCCAGTGAGTTCTATTTTtactccttttctttcatttaaaaaaaattatgactggTTTTGCTTTGAGGTTTGCAGCATggtgatgagaatttttaaattttattctttcactttGCTTCTTGCTAAAATATTCCAGAATAGACACTGTCGGTTATTAAGGCTAATATGTTTTTACTTTCTGGTAATATTTACATAATGGCAATGAGGGTCTATTGTCATAAGACTGTTGAAATTAGCTTTGCAGAGCCTTATATTTTACAGTTTGTGTGCTCTCCTGTTGGCCACATGCAGAACTCCTTACTCTGGTTTTGAAGGCAGGTGTGGTAAAAATAGGCAAATGTCACAAACAAATGCATTAGCATCACTGGAAACATAACTCACACACAAGACCACTCAGGGTTGTTCTTCCCAAGGAGAAGGGCACAAGTACACACTTGTGATTATATTTGTCAACCTATATCTTGTAATGACAGTTACAGTTAAATATGCTTcctaaagatttaaatttttttaaataatattctatagAAGTCATAACAATGTGTGCTTAAATTTTTCCAAGTGTGATTATACCTGGCAACTCTGTAGTATTCTTTTACCTGTGATTCTAATTTCTTACTGTTACATGAAGGacacagcattttttaaaaatttttattttatttattcattttagagaggagagagagacacacagaaagagaaagagaaagagaaagagagagaaagaggagagagagagacaggggggaggagctggaagcatcaactctataTACCCCTTTGGTTCCAGTGAGTTCTATTTTtactccttttctttcatttaaaaaaaattatgactggTTTTGCATAATTGAcccgcaagcccagggttttgaaccggtgacctcagcatttccaggttgatgctttatccactgcaccaccacaggtcaggcaggacacaGCATTTTAATGTGAGTTTCTTTGCTCCATCGGGTTTCCAGAGGACATATAGAAAGTTAAATTAAGCACATTTTAATCTGCTctctctgtaattttttttttgtttaattttccaaTCTCTAAGGCTGAAAAAATATGTAGACCGGGGAGACAAGTAGGTTTGTACATGTTTCCAAGAACAGGAGCGAGGATGTGTGCCAAGAGTATTTCAGTAGCTCATTAACATAAAGGAAGATCCACCCAAAACTGAAATTAAGAGTCAAAATAAACTTGAAGTcaagaaagaaatgttatttcTGTAGGAGATTCAATTGGAATATAAGCAGAGAAGTACACAAAGTTATTCTAAACAAAGTATCAGTGGTATTACTGATGAACCTATTTGGGTTATTGAAGATAGTGATGTACTGGTTTGATctcttacttttaatttattactaATATTCTTCTAACTTAATATGGTAGCAGAAAGACAAAGAGTGTCTTAATGTGTCTCAAAATAGTACTTATGGGAACATTACTTTTTTCATATCATTCAACATTTGTTCAATGATATGTTTGTGGGAGGAGAACACATCTTCAGTTATTAACTTTGAAATCATTGGAACTATCACTTAAATTTTTGGTCTGTGAGAGTCAAAATTATTATGCATCCATCtctaataattattttgttttgaaagttttttttaaaaactaagcaaatgcttttaaaatataattatttaaaagtaacaCCGTTCACTTTAGGTATTGTACTCAATATAGCAATGATTGCAATTCAGTTCCTAAATATGGAGGAATGAACTGATACTTTCTAGTCACATATAAACTAGGATCAAAGACAAAAAAGTTTTTTGCTTATCTTCAGTACTTTTCTTTGTGAGTAATTActcttaaaagtaaaaacagtGATTGCCTCTGAATGAAAGAACTGGATAGCTGTGGGCCATGGGATAGAGACCTACTTTTCACCTAAAAGTCTTTGGTGCCTTTTTGActtctgaaagaaatatttttgtctaTTCAATtctatgtaactttttaaaatataaaaagatatagtTTTGACCATGTGAAAAATGTTTCATGATGAAAACGGGGTCACTGAGGAGTAAGATTCAAATATTTTAGCTCTTACTATCTTACATTCAAATTAAATGATTTCCTGAAATGGAGAAACATTAGCCTGCGATTCCACACAAGTCCTCTGGGCGCCGCTGTCGGCCAGTGCAGGGCAAGCGCTCACGCCCGGGATTCTTCAGCCTCTAGCCTAAGATTGCCTGCTCAGCCACCAACACTGAGAGAAGGAATCCCGTTTACACACTAGGGCTCCCGACTGCGCAGACTCTCCTAACACAAGCAGATCCCTAGTCCCAAGACTGGAGGCTTCGCTTATCTTGGGCTAAATGCTTTCCCAGTGCGACAGTGTGCACTTTCTCCAGCTGGAAAGACTGGGACCCAGCGAGAACTAGAGCGCACAATGGGAGGGAGCTGTGCGCACAGACGCGGAGCCCGCCGGCTGCAGGTACTGTTTCCCTTCCTGATGCCTTTGTTCTACCGCGTCCTCTGCGAGCCGATCCGCTACTCGATTCCCGAGGAGCTGCCTGAGGGCTCGGTGGTGGGGAACCTTGCCAAAGATGTAAAGCTCGGTGTCCTGGAGGTGTCCTCTCGGAAGCTGCGAGTTAGCGGGGAGACGCTGCTTTTCAATGTAGACGCGGAGAGCGGGGACTTACTTGTGAAGGACCGGATAGACCGTGAGCAGATTTgcaaagagagaagaagatgtgAGTTGCAGTTGGAAGCTGTGGTGGAAAAtcccttaaatatttttcatattgttgTGAATATTGAAGATATCAATGACCATGCTCCTCAATTCCATACAGATGAAATAAACTTAGAAATCAGTGAATCTGTCAGCCCAGGAGTGGTAACTATTCTTGACTCTGCCAAAGATCCTGATATTAGTATGAATTCACTGAGCAAATACCAACTAAGTCCTAATGAATATTTCTCATTGGTGGTGAAAGACAATCCCGATGGTGGCAAATACCCAGAATTAATACTGAAGAAGACCCTGGACCGAGAAACGCAGAGCGTGCACCACTTGGTATTAACAGCCTTAGATGGTGGGGTTCTGCCACAAAGTGGCACTGCTCGGATCCGAATCCTGGTGGTGGATGCCAATGATAACCCTCCTGTGTTCAGCCAAGATGTGTACAGGGTCAGCATTCCAGAAGACGTGCCCCCAGGCACCTCTGTGCTGAGGGTGAGAGCCACAGACCTAGATGAAGGCTTGAACGCAGAGGTCACCTATTCCTTCCTTCGTGTGGCTGATAAAGCCCAGCACGTGTTCTTTCTGGATTCTGCTACAGGAAACATTATAACTCATGAACCCTTGGATtttgaagaagtagaaaaatatatCATGGATGTAGAAGCAAAGGACCGGGGATCTCTCTCTACACGGTGTAAAGTCATTATAGAAGTTCTAGACGAAAACGACAACAGCCCAGAAATTATCATCACTTCGCTCTCTGATCTGATTCTAGAGGATTCGCATCCAGGAATGGTTGTGGCCCTCTTCAAAACTCGGGACAAGGATTCCAGGGAAAATGGAGAAGTCATGTGtaatttaagtaaaaatgttCCATTTAAGATTCATTCTTCTTCCAATAATTACTACAAACTAGTAACAGACGGGGCCCTGGACCGGGAACAGACCCCGGAGTACAatgtcaccatcacagccactgaTAGGGGCAAGCCgcccctctcctccagcaccaCCATCACCCTACACATCACCGATGTCAACGACAACGCTCCGGTTTTCCAACAGTCAGCCTACCTGGTCCATGTACCAGAAAATAACCCGCCCGGTTCCTCCATAGCGCAGATCAGCGCCTCCGACCCCGACCTGGGACCCAATGGCCGCGTCTCCTACTCCATCGTGGCCAGCGACCTGGAGCCGCGCGCGCTGTCGTCCTACGTGTCGGTGAGCGCGCAGAGCGGGGTGGTGTTCGCGCAGCGCGCCTTCGACCACGAGCAGCTGCGCGCCTTCCAGCTGACGCTGCAGGCGCGTGACCAGGGCTCGCCCGCGCTCAGCGCCAACGTCAGCCTGCGCGTGTTGGTGGACGACCGCAACGACAACGCGCCAAGGGTGCTGTACCCGGCGCTGGGGCCCGACGGCTCTGCGCTCTTCGACACAGTGCCGCGCTCGGCGCAGCCCGGCTACCTGGTCACTAAGGTGGTGGCGGTGGACGCGGATTCGGGACACAATGCCTGGCTGTCCTACCACGTGCTGCAGGCCAGCGAGCCCGGACTGTTCAGCCTCGGGCTGCGCACGGGTGAAGTGCGCACAGCGCGAGCTTTGGGCGACAGGGACGTGGCCCGCCAGCGCCTGCTGGTCGCTGTGCGCGATGGGGGACAGCCGCCCCTCTCTGCCACTGCCACGCTACTCCTGGTCTTCGCTGACAGCCTACGAGAGGCTCTGCCAGACCTCGTCGAGCGTCCCACGCCCTCGGACCCCCAAGCTGAGCTGCAGTTTTATCtggtggtggccttggccttgatCTCCGTGCTCTTCCTCCTGGCGGTGATTCTGGCCATTACCTTGCGCCTGCGACGCTCTTCCAGTCCCGCCACCGGGGGCTGCTTTGGGTGTGTTCTCTGCTCCAGGTCTGGACAAGAGATTGCTCCTAACTACAGTGAGGGGACTTTGCCGTATGCCTATAATTTGTGTGTGCCCGGGGATCAAACTAACCCGGAATTTAATTTTCTCACATCTGCTGATCACTGTCCAGCCAAACAAGACACTCCCAACAAAGATAGCTCTTTAGCGCTATTGGCTAGCATTCTAACTCCTAATGTTGGGGTAGATGAGAAGACTTTTAAACAGGTAAGTAgttaaaataatgctttttataTTCTAATATGCCAATATACATCAATATAATGCTATTATTTCAAGATCTTATGTTCAATCTCTTGATAGAGTTCCTAAAATAAATCTTGGTCAGATCTATGGGTATCACTGTTAAGACTAAAATTCACAACGCTGTGACCCTTCtaatattaaaatgcattttaaaaaatatataggaaaaccTCAGGTAAAATTTTTCTATGAAATAGAATACCATTTAATTAAGGATATAGAGTGCATGTATACTTGATAACGTGGTATTTTAAATAACAACCCTAATGCCATCCAAATTTTCTCAaacatttcatctttttcttaatAGAGAAACATCAGTAAGAATTATGGTCATGCATcctatctgatgatttttttttgagactgtGCTAGTTCCACATGCACAAATGCTGTTCTTTCAGTTGGTAAAAACTAATAGGAACCAAATCTGACCTGCAAGTTTTTTATTCCAGTAATATttgcaaactttttttaaaaaagttaagcaAACCCTTTTAATAACTCTTTTCAAAAGTGCTCTCGATCAAATTTTAACATCACACTACATAACTTTATTGTCTGCAATTTAAGCTTTACATATGCTGTGTGAATGATTCTCGAAGAGGTGAGCGTCTTTATAGTACTTATGGAACAGGCACGTTAGTTTGGTTTTCTTACTCGTTGCAATAATAAGTTTGGACTCTAGGCGCCGCTGTTCACCAACCAGGAGATGGGAAGCTGCGAGATACAGAGTcactccctcccccaacctccgtAACACAAAGCAGAATGAGATGGATACTCACAGATCCTGATGCTGGAAACTTAAAAGTACGGACTTCCCTTC from Saccopteryx leptura isolate mSacLep1 chromosome 6, mSacLep1_pri_phased_curated, whole genome shotgun sequence harbors:
- the LOC136376798 gene encoding protocadherin gamma-B7-like — protein: MGGSCAHRRGARRLQVLFPFLMPLFYRVLCEPIRYSIPEELPEGSVVGNLAKDVKLGVLEVSSRKLRVSGETLLFNVDAESGDLLVKDRIDREQICKERRRCELQLEAVVENPLNIFHIVVNIEDINDHAPQFHTDEINLEISESVSPGVVTILDSAKDPDISMNSLSKYQLSPNEYFSLVVKDNPDGGKYPELILKKTLDRETQSVHHLVLTALDGGVLPQSGTARIRILVVDANDNPPVFSQDVYRVSIPEDVPPGTSVLRVRATDLDEGLNAEVTYSFLRVADKAQHVFFLDSATGNIITHEPLDFEEVEKYIMDVEAKDRGSLSTRCKVIIEVLDENDNSPEIIITSLSDLILEDSHPGMVVALFKTRDKDSRENGEVMCNLSKNVPFKIHSSSNNYYKLVTDGALDREQTPEYNVTITATDRGKPPLSSSTTITLHITDVNDNAPVFQQSAYLVHVPENNPPGSSIAQISASDPDLGPNGRVSYSIVASDLEPRALSSYVSVSAQSGVVFAQRAFDHEQLRAFQLTLQARDQGSPALSANVSLRVLVDDRNDNAPRVLYPALGPDGSALFDTVPRSAQPGYLVTKVVAVDADSGHNAWLSYHVLQASEPGLFSLGLRTGEVRTARALGDRDVARQRLLVAVRDGGQPPLSATATLLLVFADSLREALPDLVERPTPSDPQAELQFYLVVALALISVLFLLAVILAITLRLRRSSSPATGGCFGCVLCSRSGQEIAPNYSEGTLPYAYNLCVPGDQTNPEFNFLTSADHCPAKQDTPNKDSSLALLASILTPNVGVDEKTFKQAPLFTNQEMGSCEIQSHSLPQPP